Genomic DNA from Myxococcus guangdongensis:
ACCCAAAGCGTTCCCGGGGGCGAGCATCCCTCCTCTCCAGGAGGGCGCCGAGGTGACAGGCTGGCCGGCCTGGGGACAGACCGCCATCCAAAGCGGGCCGGGGCCCGCACGACTGTGCAGCGGACAGGAGGAGTGTATGCGGACGCGGAGGCTGGGGTCATCCGACCTGGACATCACCCCGCTGGGCCTGGGGGCCTGGGTCATCGGAGGCAGCGGTTGGCAGTACACCTGGGGTTCGCAGGATGACGCGGAGTCCATCGAGGCCATCCGGCATGCGCTGGACTCGGGCATCAACTGGATAGACACCGCGGCGTTGTATGGCCTGGGGCACTCGGAGGAGGTGGTGGCGCGAGCGCTCGAGGGCCGACAGCCACGGCCGTATGTCTTCACCAAGTGCGGCATGGTCTGGGACGCGCAGGGGCGCATCTCCAAGGTGCTCGAGGCGGACTCGGTGCGCCGTGAATGCGAGGCCTCGCTGCGCCGGTTGAGGGTCGACGCCATCGACCTGTACCAGATTCACTGGCCGGTGGAGTCGCTGGACGTCATCGAAGAGGTCTGGACGGCGATGGAGGCCCTCAAGCGCGAGGGGAAGATTCGCTGGGCTGGCGTGAGCAACTTCAACACCGCGCAATTGGAGCGCGCGGGGAGCATCGCGCCTCCGACAGCCCTCCAGCCGCCCTACTCGCTCATCCGCCGCGACATCGAGCAGGACATCCTGCCCTTCTGCGAGCGACATGGCATCGGCGTCATCGTCTATTCGCCCATGGCCTCCGGTCTGCTCACGGGCTCGATGACGCACGCGCGCGTGGCGGGCTTCTCCGAGGATGACTGGCGCCGTAGAAACGCGAGCTTCCAGGAGCCGGAGCTCACGCGCAACCTGGCGTTGGTGGAGTTCCTGCGCGAGGTGGGGCAGCGACACGGACGCTCGCCCGCGGAGGTGGCCATCGCGTGGACGCTGCGGAACCCCGTCGTCACGGGCGCCATCGTCGGCGCGCGCAGCGCCGCGC
This window encodes:
- a CDS encoding aldo/keto reductase, whose translation is MRTRRLGSSDLDITPLGLGAWVIGGSGWQYTWGSQDDAESIEAIRHALDSGINWIDTAALYGLGHSEEVVARALEGRQPRPYVFTKCGMVWDAQGRISKVLEADSVRRECEASLRRLRVDAIDLYQIHWPVESLDVIEEVWTAMEALKREGKIRWAGVSNFNTAQLERAGSIAPPTALQPPYSLIRRDIEQDILPFCERHGIGVIVYSPMASGLLTGSMTHARVAGFSEDDWRRRNASFQEPELTRNLALVEFLREVGQRHGRSPAEVAIAWTLRNPVVTGAIVGARSAAQVDGFIQAGEFRLTADEVREVEDFLRRQRAS